The Gordonia terrae genome contains the following window.
CCGAAGGGTTACGGGGCTGGGCCATCCCGACTGCCACCGACATCGCCTTCGCCCTGGCGGTGCTCGCGATCTTCGGACGCGGACTGCCGCTCGCGCTGCGGACGTTCCTGCTGACGCTCGCCGTCGTCGACGACCTCCTGGGCATCATCGTCATCGCGACCTTCTACACCGAGGAGATCGACTTCGTCATGCTGGCGGCCGCGCTGGTCACGGTGGCCCTCTTCGCCGTGCTGGTGCGGCAGGCGTGGCGGTGGTGGCCGGTGCTCATCCCGGTCGCCGTCACCGCATGGGCGTTGATGCACGCGTCGGGGGTGCACGCGACAGTTGCCGGTGTCCTGCTCGGATTCGTCGTGCCCGCCGTTGCCATCCGCGGCGAGGCGCAGCCGCGCACCGAACGACTCGACGACGCGGTTCGCCCGTACTCCGCCGCGCTCGCCCTGCCGGTGTTCGCCTTCGCCGCCGCGGGGGTGACCGTCGTCGGCGGGGCCGGGTCGATCGTGCAGCCGGTGTCGATCGGCATCGTCGTCGGACTCGTCGTCGGCAAACTCGTGGGCGTCCTCGGCTCGACGTGGCTGATGACGACGTTCACTCCGCTGCGATTGCCCGACTCGATCGGGCTTCGCGACCTCCTGCCGGTGGGCCTGCTGACCGGCGTCGGATTCACTGTTGCGTTGCTCATCGCCGAACTGAGCTTCGAGGCCGGCTCAGACGATCACGCCGCCGCGGCGAAGGCGGCGATCCTCGTCGGATCAGTGGTCTCGGCGATCCTCGCCGCGATCCTGCTGCGGTGGGACGCCCGCCAGGCGCGCGACCCGGACATGAACCGCGACAACATCCCCGACATCGACAAGGACGTCATCGGGGGATAGGTCCCTACTTCGACAGTGTCGCGGCTTCCCGGGTGTCGTCGGCCCGACCGTAGGACTCCCAGAACGTCGCTCCCACGATGCCCAGGGCGACCGGATCGAAGATCGGGTCCTTGCCTTCCTTCTTCTGCCTCTCGTAATCGCGCAGCGCCTTGAACGCCGGCTGCTGCAGGATCAAGATGCCGATGATGTTCAGCCACGCCATCAGGCCGACGCCGATGTCGCCCAGCGTCCACGCCTCGCTCGCCGTGGAGACGCAGCCGATGGCCACCGACACCAGGATCAGGGCCTGGAGCAGCATCGTCAGATTGGCGCCGAGCGTGCTGCGGAGCGGACCGATGTAGATCGTGGACGCCTTGCCCATCAGGAACCGCAGGTTGGTCTCGGCCATGTAGTAGTACGCGATGATCGTCGTGAGGCAGAAGAACGCGAGTGATACCGCGACGAAGGTCGATCCGGCGCCGCTCCACATGCTGTCGAAACCGATCTGGACGAAGGTGGGGCCCACATCGGTGCCGCCGGGAAGCAGGCCGCCGTCGGCGATCACCGTGCCGTCGGCGCTCTCACCTTCGAACACCCGGTAGGCGCCGGTCGAGATGATGAGGAAGCCGGTGGCCGAGCAGACGAACAACGTGTCGATGTACACGGCGAACGCCTGCACGAAGCCCTGCTTCGCCGGGTGCGAGACCTCGGCGGCCGCCGCGGCGTGCGGTCCGGTGCCCTGACCGGCCTCATTGGAGTAGATGCCGCGCTTGACGCCCCACATCACGGCGGCGCCGACGACCGAACCGAAGACGGAATCGATCCCGAAGGCGCTCGCGAAGATCAGGCGCAGAACGTCGGGGATCTGCGAGGCGTTGGTGAACACGACGACGAGAGCGAACAGGATGTACAGGACGGCCATGAACGGGACGACGATCGTCGCGAAGGTCGCGATGCGCTTGACCCCGCCGATGATGACGAACGCGAGCACGATGACCACGCCGACCGCGACCGCCCAGTCCGCGATCCCCCACGCCTGGTTCATCGCGAGCGCCATCGAGTTGGACTGCACACTCGGCAGCAGCAGTCCGCAGGCGAGAACGGTCACGGCGGCGAACACGAGACCGTAGACCTTGAAGAACGGTGCCGCCTTGGTGTGGGCGAGTGCCTTGCTGAAGTAGTAGGCCGGCCCGCCGCGGTATTCGTTGGTCAGTGGATCTCGGGTCTTGTAGATCTGCCCGAGCGTGCACTCGACGAACGACGTGGATGCCCCGAGGAAGGCCATCGCCCACATCCAGAACAGTGCGCCCGGTCCGCCGAACGCGATCGCCGTGGCCACACCGGCGATGTTGCCGGTACCCACACGGCCGGCCAGCGAGATCATCAGCGCTTGGAAGGACGAGACACCGTCGGGGGAGCTCTCGCCATGACGCATGACCCGGATCATCTCGGGCACGTGCCGGATCTGCAGGAATCGCGACCGGATGGAGAAATACACCCCCACGCCGAGACACAGGTACACCAGCGGATTGCTCCAGATGATGCTGTTGAGGTCGTTCAGGAAATCGGTCATGAGACTCCAGCGATGATGGGTGTTGCCGCGCGGGCAGCACGTCGCGGACATTGCGCGGTGAACGGATTACTTCGGCTTGGCAAACACTTTGCACGACGCCAGGCGGTGGTGCGCGACAAGCCGGGAATCGAACGACGGAAAATCAGCTCGAAGCCTCGCTTAGCACTCGGAATGACTGAGTGCCAAAGTCGGTTACACTGGTCAGCGTTTACTGACTTTTCGGAGGTTTCGGTGCCCACCTACTCGTATGCCTGCACGGAGTGCGACAACAAGTTCGACATCGTCCAGTCCTTCTCCGACGACTCGTTGACCGAGTGCCCGCAGTGTGCGGGTCGTCTGCGCAAGCTGTTCAACTCGGTCGGCATCGTGTTCAAGGGCAGCGGTTTCTACCGCACGGACTCGCGTCCGGGATCATCGTCGGACACCTCGACGTCGTCGTCCTCGTCAGAGAGCTCGTCGTCCTCGAGTTCCACGTCGTCGGACAGCTCGTCGAGCAGTTCGAAGTCGGACTCGTCCAGCTCGTCGTCGACGAAGAGCGAGACCAAGGCCGCGACGCCGGCCTGACCGGCGCCACGACGACATCATCGACGCAAACCCGGGCGGCTGTCACGACGACACCGCCCGGGTTTCGCTGTCCCGCCGATCAGGCGAGTCTGCCGAACCCGTCCTCGGGTGTGAGTGTCCAGCCGACCGGGACGTCGTGGTCGCCGGACGGAAGTGAGTCGACGACCTCGTCGTCGTAGACCACGCCGACGAGGTCGGCCGACAGCCCGTGCAGGGTGCGGTCGTAGTACCCCGCGCCCCGCCCCAGCCGCACCCCGCTCTTGTCGATGGCCAGCGCGGGCACCAGGATCACCGATGCCGCGCGGATCGCGGTCACCCCGACCCGGTCGGTCGTCGGCTCGAGAAGGCCCCAGCGGCCCGGCGCCAACGAGTCCGGCCCTGTGTAGGGAGCCCAGTCCAACGGTGCGGGACCGCCGTCGGGGACCACCGGGACGAGCACCGAGACGCCTCGGTCGACCAGCGCGTCGAGCATCGAATTCGAGCCGGGTTCGTTGCCCACCGGCACGTGGGCGGCAACCGTGACGTCGTACTCCAGACGGAACGGGCAGGCGTACATCCACTCGGCGAGGGCGGCGGCGGAACGGTCCCGTTCTGCCTCGGAGCGCCGGGAGCGTCGCTCTTCGATCTCTTGTCGCAGTTGCTGTTTCAGCGTTGGCAAGACCCGACCGTCCTTCGCGTCGTCTCGACACCGGTGGCGTGTGCGTCCCGGCGGTGACAGCCGGGACGCCCGCACTGTATCCGACCGTCGGAATGCGTGTGGTGAGGTCCCCGTGACCGCCGTCTGTCCGGCCGACCACTCACTCCTGTCCTAGGGTGGATTCATGAGTGCGACGGATAAAGCTGGTTTCAGTGAGTACGACGGTGTACCCAACACTCCGCCGATCCCGCGTACGGCGGTCGTCCCGGCAGCCGGGTTGGGCACGAGGTTCCTGCCGGCCACCAAGACGGTTCCCAAGGAATTGCTCCCCGTGGTCGACACCCCGGGCATCGAGCTGGTCGCCGAGGAGGCCAAGGCGGCCGGCGCCGATCGTCTGCTCATCGTCACCTCGCCCGGCAAGGACGGCGTGGTCGCCCACTTCGTCGAGGATCTCGTCCTGGAGAACACACTCGCCACGCGCGGCAAGGAGTCGATGCTGGCGAAGGTGCGCAAGGCGCCCAACCTGCTCGAGGTCGCCTCGGTCGTCCAGGAGAAGCCGCTCGGCCTGGGTCATGCGGTCGGGTGCGTGGAGAGCTACCTCGACGACGACGAGGACGCCGTCGCGGTCCTGCTGCCCGACGATCTGGTCCTGCCCGGCGGTGTCCTGGAGGTCATGGCCCGCACGCGGCAGCGCCGAGGTGGGTCGGTCCTGTGTGCCATCGAGGTCCCCGAAGAACGGATCAGCGCGTACGGCGTCTTCGACGTCGAGCCGCTGCCCGATGCCAACAACCCCAACGTGATGCGGCTCAAGGGCATGGTCGAGAAGCCCGAACCGCAGGACGCGCCGTCGAATCTCGCCGCCGCGGGCCGCTACATCCTGGACCGCAAGATCTTCGACGCGCTGCGGCGCATCGAGCCCGGGGCCGGCGGTGAGCTTCAACTCACCGACGCGATCGCGCTGCTCATCGAGGAGGGCGAGCCGGTTCACGTCGTCGTGCACCACGGCACCCGGCACGATCTCGGCAACCCCGGCGGTTACCTGAAGGCCGCCGTCGACTTCGCCCTCGACCGTGACGATTACGGCCCCGATCTGCGCGAGTGGCTGGAGAAGCGACTCGCCGACAGCTGAGTCGGCGCCGCGATCGACGGTTGCATCCGCGCGCCTCGCACGCCGAGGCGGGAGTGCTCGATAACGTCTCCGACGTGTTGTATCGAGTGCACGACGCGCCGCGGGCTGTCGTCTGCACGTTCCGGTGCCGACCGGTTGAGACGAGAAGAGCGGTGAGATGCGGTCTGTCGAAGATCATCTGACGCTGGTGACCGCGGCGGCGGTGGCGCCGCGACCGGTGCGCGTCGCGATCTCCGAGGCGCAGGGCCTGATGTGTGCCGAAGAGGTCGTCACCGAGCACCCGATGCCCGGATTCGATCAGGCGGCGATCGACGGCTACGCGGTACGGGCGGTCGACGTGGGGCTCGCCGGGGTACTCGCGCCCGAGGACCTCGAGGAATTCGACGCCAACGGCGCGGAGCTGGTCGATCTCGAACCCGGCGAGCCGATGATCGTGTCGCTGCCCGTGGTCGGGGAGGTCGGCCCGGGTGCTCGCACACCGACACGACTGCAACCACGTCAGGCGGTGCGCGTCGAGACCGGGGCCCCGATGCCGACGCTCGCCGACGCAGTGGTCCCGCTGCGCTGGACCGATGGGGGCGATCAGAAGGTCAAGATCGGGCACGGTGTGGAGAGCGGCAACTACGTCCGGCGGGTCGGCGACGACGTACAGCCGGGCGACGTGGCTGTCCGCGCGGGTTCGATCATCGGTCCGGCCCAGGTCGGTCTCCTCGCGGCGGTCGGCCAGGCGCGGGTGATGGTCCACCCCCGGCCGCGGTTGTCGGTCATCTCGGTGGGCAGCGAGCTCGTGGACATCGACCGCACACCCGGGCCCGGTCAGATCTACGACGTCAACAGCTACGCGCTGGCCGCCGCCGCCCGCGACGCCGGAGCCGATGTGAACCGCGTCGGCATCGCCGAGCGCGAGGCGTCGCGGATGCGCGAAGTCGTGGAGGCGCAGCTGATCCGCTCCGAGATCGTGGTGATCTGCGGTGCCGTCGGGGGCAGTGCGTCGACCGCCGTCGCCGACGCGCTCGCCGATCTCGGCGACCTCGAGATCGTGCGTGTGGCGATGCATCCCGGCTCGGTCCAGGGTTTCGGGCGCCTCGGTCGCGACGAGGTGCCGACGTTCCTGCTGCCCGCCAACCCGGTGAGCGCGCTGGTGACCTTCGAGGTGATGGTCCGTCCGCTCATCCGGATCGCGCTCGGGAAGCGGCAGCCGATGCGGCGGATCATCAAGGCCCGCACCATCGGACCGATCGCGTCGGTCCGCGGCCGCAAGGGCTACCTGCGCGGGCAGTTGATGCGCGACGAACGTTCCGGTGACTACCTGGTGCAGGTACTCGGGGCGTCGCCGACCGGGTCCTCGCACCTGCTCGCCGAACTGGCCGAGGCGAACTGCCTGATCATGGTCGACCCCGATGTCGAGGAGATGGGCACGGGCGACGAGGTCGAGGTGGCCTTCCTCGCGCAACGCGGGTGACGTCGGACGTCGTGTCCGTCCGACGCGAGATCCAGGTCTCACGCCGTCGGCACTGTGACAGCGCATAAACTTCTCCTCGTGTTCAGGTGGTTGAGCGGCAATCAGGGAAGCCCGGGCTGGCCGGCAACTCTCGGGCCGCTGCGCACCCGGACCGGCACGGTCACCCTGCGGCCGGTGAAGATGCGCGACGCCAAGACCTGGAGTGAGTTGCGGATCCGCAACCAGAACGCCCTGTTGCCCTGGGAACCGACCGGCGTGGGGAGCTGGGCCGAACGCCATCAGCCGGGGTCGTGGCCGCCCCTGTTCGCGGTGTTGAAGTCCGAGGCGAAGCGAGGGGCGTTGCTCCCGTTCGTCATCGAACTCGACGGCCGCTACGTCGGACAGCTGACTGTGGGAAACATCCAGCGTGGAGCCGTCCGGACCGCGTGGATCGGCTACTGGGTGGATTCGGCCGTCGCAGGCAACGGCATCGCGACCGCCGCCGTGGCGCTCGGGGTCGACCACTGCTTCGGTGCCGTCGGCCTGCACCGGCTCGACGCGACGGTGCAGCCGCTCAACGAGGCGTCGCAGAAGGTGTTGACCAACATCGGATTCCGGCAAGAGGGTCTGCTGCTGCGCTACATGGACGTCAACAAGCGCTGGCGTGACCACATGCTGTTCGCGCTCACGGCCGAAGAGGTGGTCGGCAGCGCGGCCGAGGCACTGGTCCGGGCGGGCAGGGCGACGTTCCAGTGAGTCGGGGCGCGGCGTCCCGACCGACATGCACTTGGGAGATCAGTGCGTTTCGGGATCCGAGTATGTACTACTGGGTTTCGGGGCCGACCCAGCCCGACGACCTCGACGACCTGACCGAGATCGGCGGCACGCAGGCCGAGATCTTCTATGAGTCAGTGGGACTGGCGCGATACATCGTGCGCCTGGACCGCCACACGTTCGACGTGGCGTATTCGGCCGACACCTCGCCGGACACCCCGAGCGCGCCCGATGGGGCGGGGCTCGTGATCTCGGCGCTGCTCGACAAGTACGGCTACCGTTAGCCGCCGGTCAGCGTCCGGTTTCGACGGGGAAGTCCCGCGCGCGCATCTCCGATTCGATGGCCCCTCGAGTACGCAGATAGGAACTCGTCCGGATCGAGTCGTCGGCGGTGTACAGCGAGGGCAGGAACGTCGAACCGCGCTGATCCCGGTGCGCGCCATCGGCGCCCGCACGCAGCAAGACGAGGCAGTGATCGATGTTGAGCACATCAGCCGCGGTGAACAGCGGCGTCCGGCCGGCGAGTGGTTGCACCGAGTCGAGGTCGGCGCCGCGGTCGATCAACAGACGCAAGGCGTCCCCGCGACGATGGCGGACCGCGGTGTGGACGACGTTGCCGCCGATCCGGTCGGACGCCTCGACCAGCCCCTCGTCGAACCCGATGATGGTGCGGAAGGCGTCGAAACGGTCGAGCAGCACGCTGTAGGCGACGGCGTTGTATCGGCCGGCGCCCGGCAGGTGTGGATCGGCGCCCGCGCGGAGCAGGGCACCCACAGCCGTCGGCGGCCCGAATTCCACCGCCCACTGCAGGGGTGTGATGTCCACGCGGCGGGGGTCGATGTCCGGGTCGCCGCCGAGTTCGTCGAGGTCGGCGCCGACGGCGATCAGGGATTCGATCTGCGGCTGGTCGTCTCGCCGGGCGGCGTCGAGCAGTCGAACGGTGGGTGCGGTGAAGTAGTCGGCCGCGTCCACGCGCGTCGAGACGACATCGGCGATCCATCCGCATCCCGCGACCATGCACGCCGACATCGCTGCGGCGAACAACCCCACGAGTCTCCTCATCCGCACCACGTCCTCCGCACCAGGCTGTTCCCTCCACGACCTTCGCCCCGAATGTCCGATTTCGACGATAGTCCGGATCGGCTCGTCGACACATAGGCTCTCGGAATGACCGAGCACATCGACGAACTGGAGATCGTGGTCCGCGGCAACGCTCGCGGGCGGTACCGGCCCGAGCGCGGAATCATCCACCTCGTGGTGCGGGTGGAGGGTGCGGACAAGCCGGCGGTGTACACGCGCGCGGTCGAGGTCCACGCCGAGCTGAGTCACGCGCTGACGGACCAGGAGTCGGCCGGGGTGGTGACCCGATGGTCGGCCGACTCGGTGCGGGTGTACTCCTATCGCCCGTACTCGGAGACCGGGGAGCGGCGAGAACTGGTGTACAACACCCGTATTCGCATTGAAGCCGAGTTCGTCGACTTCGAGCGGCTGTCGGAGTTCATCGACCAGTGGGCGTCGGTCGACGCCATCGAGATCGGGGACGTCGACTGGGATCTGCGCGAGGAGGCCCGGCGCGAACACGAACGAGAGTTGCGTCGCGCCGCGGTCGACGACGCGATTCTCAAGGCGCAGGCCTATTCCGATGCGGTGGGTCGGGGACCGGTGACACCTGTGCTGTTGTCCGATCCGGACATGGCCGTGCGCGTGCCGGCGTCACCGCGACGGGCCATGCCGATGGCGGTCGCCGCCGGTCCACCGTCCTCGCCGTCGCTGGAACTGCGGACCGACGACATCGAGATCGCCGTGGCGGTGGACGCGCGATTCCGGGCGCAGTGACCCTCTCGGCAAACGGTGTTGCTGAGAGGCGCGTGTGAAACCCGTGCCGATTCGCTTGTGACACGGCGCGTCTACCCGGGGCCGACGTCTCGTCGCCCTAGATTGTGGAGTGGCTTCGTGTGACCAGAGTGAATGAAGGGAGAGTCGCATGCCCAACTCCGTACTGTGGGTCTGTCTCGTCGCGGTCTGGCTCTTCGTGCTGGTCCCGATGGTCATCAAGGGACGTCCGCAGATCCTGAAGTCGACCGACGCGGCGCGCAAGACGCGTCTGCTGCACCGTGGTGGGTCGCGCGCCACGACCGCTTCGGGCAACCGCCGCCGGTCGTCGGCCCGTCACCCGCACGACCCGTCCTGGAAGTCCTCGCGCCGCAGCACAACCACGACGCTCGAGAAGGACGCCGACGTGGAGGCCGCGGACGATGCCGAAGTCGATGAGACCAAGCCCTCGACCCGGATGCGCCGTTCCGGCAACGCCAAGGTCGAGAAGCCGGTGGCCGAATCCGCGGACGACGACACCCAGGTGGCCGAGACCGTACTCGACGAGACCGAGGACGGGCTGGTGGACGGCGACGAGACCGCGGAGACCGGCGACGACATCGAGGCCGAGGCCGGCGTCGAACACGTTGACACCACCGAGGACGAGGCGGACGCCACGTCCGAGGCCGCCGAACACGACGACGACTTCGAGGACGTCGACAGCGAGTACGAAGACGCCGAAGACGAACTCGACGACGACACCGACCACGACGACGCCGACTACGACGACGCCGACTACGACGACGCCGACTACGACGACGCCGAATACGACGACGCCGAATACGAGGACGTCGCAGACGAACTCGACGAAGACGAGTACGACGACTACGCCCGTGGGTCGCGGCACACCGACGCGCCGTCCGCGGTCGACGAGGACGAGACCGCCGAGACGGACGACGCCGAGGTCGACGAGGTCGAGGACAGCCGCCCCGCGGCGCGCTCGTCGAGCAGTCGACGGTCCGGACGCAGCATCTACTCCTCGGACAAGGAACGCGAACTCAAGTACCGGGAGCGTCAGCGCGTCACTCTGGGGCTGTTCGTACTCGTACTGCTGGCGATCGTGGCCGGGTTCGTCGTCGGGATGCCCGGCTGGGTCGCCACCGGCGTGCTCGGTCTGCTCCTGGTCGGTTACCTCGCGTACCTGCGTCGTGCGGTGAAGACCGAGCAGCAGATCCGGGCGCAACGTCTCGCGCGTGCCAAGCGGTCGGCGCGCGCCGAGGAGGAGCGTCGTCGACGCGCCGCAGCGGTTCCGGAGTTCGCCGCCGCACCGCCGCCTCCGCGACTTCGGCGACCCGGCGGCGCAACGGTTCTCGAGATCGACGACGAGGATCCCGTGTTCGATCACATCCCGCCGTTCCAGCGGCGTCGCATGGACCGCGAGGACCTGCAGTACCGCCGCGTCGGCTGACCCGGCATCGCAGTTCAGCAGTAGGTCTCGCTCGGCGACACCTACTGCTGAACTGCTTGTGGGTTACTTGGTCAGTGCCGGCCTGCCATGCGAATCCAGCCACGCCTGACCGGCTTTCGCGGCCTTCGACAGCGCGAACCGTTCGCCGAGGTAGGTCGCCGGGGCGCCGATGACGGGGATGTAGGCCAGCATGCGGAACAGCGCCATCGGCTGCGGACGCTTCTCGAATTCGTCGTCGACGGCGCGCAGCAGCTTCGCCGCATCCCAGATTGCGGCGAACAGCGACTTCTCGCGTTCCTTCGGTTCCGACGGCAGGGACTCGCCCGACTCGGCGGTGACATCCGGGTTCGTGAGATCGCGCTTGCACAGCACCGACGCGAGCAGCTGCACCTGCCGCTTGCGATCGGTGACCTCGTACTCGCGGGCGATCGCCACCAGCACCATGGCCTGGTTGGCGAAACCGAGGTACGGGGTGATCGGCAACCGTTTCGCCCACACCCCGAAGACGCCAGGAAACGCCACGGCGCCGGTGTTCAGGGTGCCGATGCGGGTCACCCACCAGCTCGCCCGCTTGTGCATCGACCGCTCGGACCAGCCCTTCGTGCCGGGCCACTCCGCAACGTCGAGCAGCTTCGACGCCGCGTGCTGAGCCTGCTGCAGGCGCGAGTCGGAATGGTCGTCATCGTGGAAGGTGTGGCCCTTCAGCCCGAGCGGGTCCCGCTCGGCGAGGGCATCGAGGACGGGGTTGATCACCCCCACGACATTGTCGAGAATTCCGGCCAACTGCTGATCAGACATCCGAGGCACTCGTCCAGCCTAGTGGTGTACCAGCCGTTTGGGAGTCGACGACCCCGGGCTGATAAAGTGGCTCGCGGTTGGTCGCAAGACCTCCCGGGGCTATGGCGCAGTTGGTAGCGCGACTCGTTCGCATCGAGTAGGTCTGGGGTTCGATTCCCCATAGCTCCACCAATAACAGCAGTTCAGACGGCCTCACCCGCGTCCCGGGTGGGGCCGTTTTTCTTGTCGCCACAGGTGTAGACCACTTTTCGGGTAATCGTCTGGCCGTCGGCTTTCGTCGTCCCAAGGGGGTGCTACCCGGCGTTGCCGTAGACCTCGACGATGTTGGCCTCCACCTTCGGCGCTGTGACAGAACCACCCATGGTCGTGTCGTAGGTCTCCGACCCGGTGACACCCACCCACAACGTCACGAGATCGTCCTCGACCACCTCCTTGAAGGACGCCAGGCCGGTCGTCACGATCGTGTTGATGTCGAAATCGTAGAGATCGACTTGCTGTCCGTCGGTGTTCACCCTGATTTGGAACGTGCCCGTCGCCGCATCGGCCTGGACGACTCGTCCGTAGATCACATACAACTCGCCCTTGTGCGCGTCCGGGTTCTTCGCGACGAGCTGCCAGTCACGAGAGGTGACATTGCGGTACGACGCCTTGTTCGTGAGCCGCCGGAATTCCCTGTCGCGCTGTTCGCGTGCGGCCACCGCCGATCGAGATGCGGCAGCAGCAGCGGATGGATCGGGCGCGAAGACGGTCACAGACCCGGACTCATCCGCGGTCACAGTCGAGCTGCTGCGTGCGCTACTCGAGCTCGAGTCGCCGCCGGATGACCCGATGACGGCAGTGCAGGAACCCACGACGAGAAGGAACGCGAAGAGCGATCCACCGATGATCAGGAGCGGCTTGGCTGCGCCCGATTTCTTGCGCTGGGGATACGGCGGGAAGGGCCCCGACGGTGGTGGAGTCGGCTGGCGATTGGCTGTCCATTGGTACCCGTCCCACCACCGGATCATCGTGGGGTCTTCGGGATCGCGATGCCAACCAGGAGTGGATGGCCAAGGGGGTGGCGGCTGTGACATTCGCGGATCATATCGGGCGTATCC
Protein-coding sequences here:
- a CDS encoding 5-formyltetrahydrofolate cyclo-ligase; the protein is MPTLKQQLRQEIEERRSRRSEAERDRSAAALAEWMYACPFRLEYDVTVAAHVPVGNEPGSNSMLDALVDRGVSVLVPVVPDGGPAPLDWAPYTGPDSLAPGRWGLLEPTTDRVGVTAIRAASVILVPALAIDKSGVRLGRGAGYYDRTLHGLSADLVGVVYDDEVVDSLPSGDHDVPVGWTLTPEDGFGRLA
- a CDS encoding UTP--glucose-1-phosphate uridylyltransferase, whose product is MSATDKAGFSEYDGVPNTPPIPRTAVVPAAGLGTRFLPATKTVPKELLPVVDTPGIELVAEEAKAAGADRLLIVTSPGKDGVVAHFVEDLVLENTLATRGKESMLAKVRKAPNLLEVASVVQEKPLGLGHAVGCVESYLDDDEDAVAVLLPDDLVLPGGVLEVMARTRQRRGGSVLCAIEVPEERISAYGVFDVEPLPDANNPNVMRLKGMVEKPEPQDAPSNLAAAGRYILDRKIFDALRRIEPGAGGELQLTDAIALLIEEGEPVHVVVHHGTRHDLGNPGGYLKAAVDFALDRDDYGPDLREWLEKRLADS
- the glpR gene encoding gephyrin-like molybdotransferase receptor GlpR, with the translated sequence MPNSVLWVCLVAVWLFVLVPMVIKGRPQILKSTDAARKTRLLHRGGSRATTASGNRRRSSARHPHDPSWKSSRRSTTTTLEKDADVEAADDAEVDETKPSTRMRRSGNAKVEKPVAESADDDTQVAETVLDETEDGLVDGDETAETGDDIEAEAGVEHVDTTEDEADATSEAAEHDDDFEDVDSEYEDAEDELDDDTDHDDADYDDADYDDADYDDAEYDDAEYEDVADELDEDEYDDYARGSRHTDAPSAVDEDETAETDDAEVDEVEDSRPAARSSSSRRSGRSIYSSDKERELKYRERQRVTLGLFVLVLLAIVAGFVVGMPGWVATGVLGLLLVGYLAYLRRAVKTEQQIRAQRLARAKRSARAEEERRRRAAAVPEFAAAPPPPRLRRPGGATVLEIDDEDPVFDHIPPFQRRRMDREDLQYRRVG
- a CDS encoding SIMPL domain-containing protein encodes the protein MTEHIDELEIVVRGNARGRYRPERGIIHLVVRVEGADKPAVYTRAVEVHAELSHALTDQESAGVVTRWSADSVRVYSYRPYSETGERRELVYNTRIRIEAEFVDFERLSEFIDQWASVDAIEIGDVDWDLREEARREHERELRRAAVDDAILKAQAYSDAVGRGPVTPVLLSDPDMAVRVPASPRRAMPMAVAAGPPSSPSLELRTDDIEIAVAVDARFRAQ
- a CDS encoding GNAT family N-acetyltransferase, with the protein product MFRWLSGNQGSPGWPATLGPLRTRTGTVTLRPVKMRDAKTWSELRIRNQNALLPWEPTGVGSWAERHQPGSWPPLFAVLKSEAKRGALLPFVIELDGRYVGQLTVGNIQRGAVRTAWIGYWVDSAVAGNGIATAAVALGVDHCFGAVGLHRLDATVQPLNEASQKVLTNIGFRQEGLLLRYMDVNKRWRDHMLFALTAEEVVGSAAEALVRAGRATFQ
- the nhaA gene encoding Na+/H+ antiporter NhaA, coding for MTDQTPDELAGDAGRANRLRRWAALDTTSGALLLVAAAIAVLWANSPWRAAYDSLLDVEVGPEALHLHLSLAHWASDGLLAIFFFVVGVELKHEFVAGSLRDLRLAGVPIAAAVGGMVTPALCYVAVVALGDPEGLRGWAIPTATDIAFALAVLAIFGRGLPLALRTFLLTLAVVDDLLGIIVIATFYTEEIDFVMLAAALVTVALFAVLVRQAWRWWPVLIPVAVTAWALMHASGVHATVAGVLLGFVVPAVAIRGEAQPRTERLDDAVRPYSAALALPVFAFAAAGVTVVGGAGSIVQPVSIGIVVGLVVGKLVGVLGSTWLMTTFTPLRLPDSIGLRDLLPVGLLTGVGFTVALLIAELSFEAGSDDHAAAAKAAILVGSVVSAILAAILLRWDARQARDPDMNRDNIPDIDKDVIGG
- the glp gene encoding gephyrin-like molybdotransferase Glp, with the translated sequence MRSVEDHLTLVTAAAVAPRPVRVAISEAQGLMCAEEVVTEHPMPGFDQAAIDGYAVRAVDVGLAGVLAPEDLEEFDANGAELVDLEPGEPMIVSLPVVGEVGPGARTPTRLQPRQAVRVETGAPMPTLADAVVPLRWTDGGDQKVKIGHGVESGNYVRRVGDDVQPGDVAVRAGSIIGPAQVGLLAAVGQARVMVHPRPRLSVISVGSELVDIDRTPGPGQIYDVNSYALAAAARDAGADVNRVGIAEREASRMREVVEAQLIRSEIVVICGAVGGSASTAVADALADLGDLEIVRVAMHPGSVQGFGRLGRDEVPTFLLPANPVSALVTFEVMVRPLIRIALGKRQPMRRIIKARTIGPIASVRGRKGYLRGQLMRDERSGDYLVQVLGASPTGSSHLLAELAEANCLIMVDPDVEEMGTGDEVEVAFLAQRG
- a CDS encoding ankyrin repeat domain-containing protein, encoding MRRLVGLFAAAMSACMVAGCGWIADVVSTRVDAADYFTAPTVRLLDAARRDDQPQIESLIAVGADLDELGGDPDIDPRRVDITPLQWAVEFGPPTAVGALLRAGADPHLPGAGRYNAVAYSVLLDRFDAFRTIIGFDEGLVEASDRIGGNVVHTAVRHRRGDALRLLIDRGADLDSVQPLAGRTPLFTAADVLNIDHCLVLLRAGADGAHRDQRGSTFLPSLYTADDSIRTSSYLRTRGAIESEMRARDFPVETGR
- a CDS encoding FmdB family zinc ribbon protein; its protein translation is MPTYSYACTECDNKFDIVQSFSDDSLTECPQCAGRLRKLFNSVGIVFKGSGFYRTDSRPGSSSDTSTSSSSSESSSSSSSTSSDSSSSSSKSDSSSSSSTKSETKAATPA
- a CDS encoding alanine/glycine:cation symporter family protein, coding for MTDFLNDLNSIIWSNPLVYLCLGVGVYFSIRSRFLQIRHVPEMIRVMRHGESSPDGVSSFQALMISLAGRVGTGNIAGVATAIAFGGPGALFWMWAMAFLGASTSFVECTLGQIYKTRDPLTNEYRGGPAYYFSKALAHTKAAPFFKVYGLVFAAVTVLACGLLLPSVQSNSMALAMNQAWGIADWAVAVGVVIVLAFVIIGGVKRIATFATIVVPFMAVLYILFALVVVFTNASQIPDVLRLIFASAFGIDSVFGSVVGAAVMWGVKRGIYSNEAGQGTGPHAAAAAEVSHPAKQGFVQAFAVYIDTLFVCSATGFLIISTGAYRVFEGESADGTVIADGGLLPGGTDVGPTFVQIGFDSMWSGAGSTFVAVSLAFFCLTTIIAYYYMAETNLRFLMGKASTIYIGPLRSTLGANLTMLLQALILVSVAIGCVSTASEAWTLGDIGVGLMAWLNIIGILILQQPAFKALRDYERQKKEGKDPIFDPVALGIVGATFWESYGRADDTREAATLSK